A stretch of the bacterium SCSIO 12827 genome encodes the following:
- a CDS encoding PilZ domain-containing protein: MPEERRAARRFDITELIFVSSSRETRTGLLRDISRQGAQVEFSDILGRTQHAFAAGDAVNLRVDGLGELPGVISRLTGRGVAIEFRIDGERQEMLRAEIQEAFDAA; the protein is encoded by the coding sequence ATGCCTGAAGAACGCCGCGCCGCGCGCCGGTTCGATATCACGGAACTGATCTTTGTCTCCTCTTCCAGGGAAACGAGGACAGGGCTGTTACGCGACATTTCCCGGCAGGGTGCCCAGGTCGAATTTTCCGACATCCTGGGCCGGACCCAACACGCCTTTGCCGCCGGTGATGCGGTCAATCTTCGGGTCGACGGGCTGGGCGAATTGCCCGGCGTCATCTCGCGCCTGACGGGCCGGGGCGTGGCCATCGAATTTCGTATCGACGGCGAACGCCAGGAAATGCTGCGGGCGGAAATTCAGGAAGCCTTCGACGCGGCTTGA
- a CDS encoding TrkH family potassium uptake protein, with translation MLNIRPVVHLLGLLSCFVAVLLCIPALTDAIYHDQDWKPFVTAALVTGFISFALAIAAWPRDGIKLNLRQAFLVTALGWVTVAAIAAIPFLGLGISLTDAVFESMSGITTTGSTILTGLDHLPPGILLWRAILQWLGGIGIIAMAILMLPLMRVGGMQLFKIESSDTGEKFSANAFQMVIYLMAFYTLLTVLCAFLYFIFGMSLFDAVTHAMATVSTGGYSTHDASFGFFKSPALHWIATLFMAAGAVPFYLYIKAARGAPQQMFSDEQVRGFIALLAVVSIGLAGWMTWERGISFPEALTLTAFNVTSVITTTGFATDDYTTWGPGGVGVFLALMYIGGCSGSTSGAIKIYRHQILYKLVRAHVKRLFSPNRVITLSYNGAPVPDDVPYSILAFLAVFVATIAVFTVALSFLELDILTAYSATVTAITNVGPGLGPIIGPSGTFEPLPDAAKWILTLAMLAGRLEVLALLVMFDRDFWRY, from the coding sequence GCTTCTTTGCATCCCGGCCCTGACCGATGCCATCTACCACGACCAGGATTGGAAACCGTTCGTCACGGCGGCCCTGGTCACCGGCTTCATCAGCTTCGCCTTGGCCATCGCCGCCTGGCCCAGGGACGGCATCAAGCTCAACCTGCGACAGGCGTTTCTGGTCACGGCCCTGGGCTGGGTCACGGTCGCCGCCATCGCGGCGATCCCGTTCCTGGGCCTGGGCATCAGCCTGACCGACGCCGTGTTCGAATCCATGTCGGGGATCACCACCACGGGGTCCACCATCCTGACCGGCCTGGATCACCTGCCGCCGGGCATCCTGTTGTGGCGGGCGATCCTGCAATGGCTGGGCGGGATCGGGATCATCGCCATGGCGATTCTCATGCTGCCGCTGATGCGCGTCGGCGGCATGCAGTTGTTCAAGATCGAAAGCTCGGACACCGGCGAGAAGTTCAGCGCCAACGCGTTCCAGATGGTCATCTACCTGATGGCCTTCTACACCCTGCTGACCGTGCTTTGCGCTTTCCTGTACTTCATTTTCGGCATGTCCCTGTTCGACGCCGTGACCCATGCCATGGCCACCGTGTCGACGGGCGGATATTCGACCCATGACGCGTCCTTCGGGTTTTTCAAGAGCCCGGCCCTGCACTGGATCGCCACCCTGTTCATGGCCGCTGGTGCTGTGCCCTTCTATCTGTACATCAAGGCCGCGCGGGGCGCGCCACAGCAGATGTTCAGCGACGAACAGGTGCGCGGCTTCATCGCCCTGCTGGCCGTGGTCAGCATCGGCCTGGCCGGCTGGATGACCTGGGAGCGCGGCATTTCCTTTCCCGAAGCCCTGACCCTGACCGCGTTCAACGTGACCTCGGTCATCACCACCACGGGCTTCGCCACCGACGATTACACGACCTGGGGGCCCGGCGGGGTCGGGGTGTTCCTGGCCTTGATGTACATCGGCGGCTGTTCGGGATCGACCTCGGGTGCGATCAAGATCTATCGCCACCAAATCCTCTACAAACTGGTGCGCGCCCATGTGAAGCGCCTGTTCAGCCCGAACCGGGTGATCACCCTGTCCTACAACGGCGCCCCCGTGCCCGATGACGTGCCCTATTCGATCCTCGCTTTCCTGGCCGTGTTCGTCGCGACCATCGCCGTGTTCACGGTGGCGCTATCGTTCCTGGAACTGGATATCCTGACGGCCTATTCGGCGACCGTGACCGCCATCACCAACGTCGGTCCGGGCCTGGGGCCGATCATCGGCCCATCCGGCACGTTCGAGCCCCTGCCCGACGCGGCGAAATGGATTTTGACCCTGGCCATGCTGGCCGGGCGGCTTGAAGTGCTCGCCCTGCTGGTGATGTTCGACCGGGATTTCTGGCGGTACTGA